From Cellulophaga lytica DSM 7489, a single genomic window includes:
- a CDS encoding PorP/SprF family type IX secretion system membrane protein, protein MRFKLAILSLFAGTMLSNAQELNSPQLSQYLADNPFVLSPTYAGIGDHVKIRMNGLAQWVGIEDAPRTQSLAADARIGNKSGLGLFLYNDKNGYTKQQGARISFAHHLTLDRYEDEFLSFGISYNFNQFRLDIQEFNLVANPDNAVTDDRSTTNHNFDVGLMYRINKFYASLNVSNLVNKDISNFNETFEPNALRNYYLYTGYRYKKSRNSDWEIEPSVLYKMFESDGRSETDLNLKFRKYDFEDYYYAGVNYRFLNDQIGKPLYKAPFAGLKKDNYYFSYSYQIILNDILNYSTGTHVITIGVDLFQGLSNCRCTY, encoded by the coding sequence ATGCGATTTAAATTAGCAATCTTATCATTATTTGCTGGCACAATGCTATCAAATGCACAGGAGCTAAACTCCCCACAGCTCTCACAGTATTTAGCAGATAACCCATTTGTTTTATCACCAACATACGCAGGTATTGGTGACCACGTAAAAATTAGAATGAACGGCCTTGCTCAATGGGTAGGAATAGAAGATGCACCTAGAACACAGTCTTTAGCTGCGGATGCCAGAATTGGGAATAAATCTGGTTTAGGACTATTTTTATACAACGATAAAAACGGATATACAAAACAACAAGGTGCCAGAATTTCTTTTGCTCACCACTTAACTTTAGATAGATATGAAGACGAGTTTTTATCGTTTGGTATATCTTACAACTTTAACCAGTTTAGATTAGATATACAAGAGTTTAACCTTGTTGCTAATCCTGATAATGCTGTAACAGATGATAGGTCTACTACAAACCATAACTTTGATGTTGGACTTATGTATAGAATTAATAAATTTTATGCTAGTTTAAACGTATCTAACCTTGTAAACAAAGACATATCTAACTTTAATGAAACTTTTGAGCCAAATGCTTTAAGAAACTATTACTTGTATACTGGTTACAGATACAAAAAAAGTAGAAATAGCGACTGGGAAATAGAACCTTCTGTACTTTATAAAATGTTTGAGAGTGATGGAAGATCTGAAACAGATTTAAACTTAAAGTTTAGAAAATACGATTTTGAAGATTACTACTATGCAGGTGTAAACTACAGGTTTTTAAATGACCAAATAGGTAAACCATTATACAAAGCACCTTTTGCAGGTTTAAAAAAAGATAACTATTATTTTAGTTATTCATATCAAATAATTTTAAATGATATTTTAAATTACAGTACAGGTACACACGTTATAACAATTGGTGTAGATTTATTCCAAGGATTAAGTAATTGTAGATGTACTTACTAA
- the folB gene encoding dihydroneopterin aldolase, which yields MGKITVSTIKTYAYHGCLNEEALIGSDYVVNVSVNADLSKASISDDLVDTVDYVHINHIVKEEMAIRSKLLEHVAKRIIDRIFLELPIVTESEVTVSKLNPPIGGDVEMVSITLQLTR from the coding sequence ATGGGAAAAATAACAGTAAGTACTATTAAAACATATGCTTACCACGGATGCTTAAATGAAGAAGCATTAATTGGTAGTGATTATGTAGTTAATGTTAGTGTAAATGCAGATTTAAGTAAAGCATCAATATCAGATGATTTAGTAGATACTGTAGACTATGTACATATTAACCATATTGTAAAAGAAGAAATGGCCATAAGATCTAAATTATTAGAACATGTAGCCAAACGTATTATAGATCGTATTTTTTTAGAATTACCTATTGTTACAGAATCTGAAGTAACAGTTTCTAAATTAAACCCACCAATAGGAGGAGATGTAGAAATGGTTTCGATAACATTGCAATTAACTCGTTAA